Proteins encoded by one window of Dreissena polymorpha isolate Duluth1 chromosome 11, UMN_Dpol_1.0, whole genome shotgun sequence:
- the LOC127850160 gene encoding serine/threonine-protein kinase RIO1-like — protein MDIESGQFDDADNEQPISTTQSKADCIESTMNLFKGKMDSTNGYHGDDFDDDEEDDDDDDDYLDWDDDSGGMLKPVTSSNSRSAPNQQQKTAGPLQPSEKVMRKYIDKINVEKYTGPQLTSSASSALTSKGKQQDHMRLRGKDKSDRATAEQVMDPRTRMILFKMISRGVITEVNGCISTGKEANVYHATAKDGSDKAIKVYKTSILIFKDRDKYVSGEFRFRHGYCKHNPRKMVRTWAEKEMRNLTRLHQAGVPCPEPILLRSHVLVMDFIGTEGWPAPLLKDSEVSESKARELYLQCIQILRSLYHDCRLIHADFSEFNLLVHEGSLYVIDVSQSVEHDHPHALEFLRKDCTNVTEYFRKKGVSTLTVKELFDFVTDVTITADNLDQYLDKCMKLTAGRTAEDVTEEDKVNEEVFKNVFIPRTLDQVVDFERDFYRQKKGDETELLYSKLTGLTTDLSGSQQMPTILQDTANDPSSTKDTRLTEDTQDTQSVVTESVNEEEQEDTNSESDENASENEDNSDCENKKEKTKLFIRDRDESPNSRKERKRIVKEAQKEKRLTKIPKHVKRRKEKVGKQKK, from the exons ATGGATATTGAAAGTGGTCAATTTGACGATGCAGATAATGAACAGCCCATCTCAACAACTCAGAG TAAAGCAGACTGCATAGAGTCGACCATGAATTTATTCAAAG GTAAAATGGACAGTACAAATGGTTATCATggtgatgattttgatgatgatgaagaagatgatgatgacgatgatgattaccTAGACTGGGATGATGATTCCGGTGGAATGTTGAAACCTGTGACGTCCAGCAACAGTAGGAGCGCGCCAAATCAACAACAGAAGACAGCTGGACCGTTGCAACCCAGCGAGAAAGTCATGAGGAAATACATTGACAAGATCAATGTTG aGAAGTACACGGGTCCACAACTGACAAGCTCTGCTTCCTCAGCTCTCACATCAAAGGGAAAACAGCAGGATCATATGAG GTTGAGGGGCAAGGATAAGTCAGACCGTGCCACTGCTGAGCAGGTGATGGACCCGCGTACGCGTATGATCCTCTTCAAGATGATCAGTCGTGGAGTCATCACGGAGGTCAATGGCTGTATCAGCACGGGCAAGGAGGCTAACGTGTATCACGCCACAGCAAAGGACGGCTCTGATAAAGCTATCAAG GTGTATAAGACATCCATCCTGATATTCAAGGACCGTGACAAGTATGTTAGTGGAGAGTTCCGGTTCAGGCACGGCTACTGTAAACACAACCCACGTAAGATGGTGAGAACTTGGGCTGAAAAAGAAATGAGGAATCTCACAAG ACTCCACCAAGCAGGTGTACCCTGTCCAGAGCCAATTCTGCTACGCAGCCATGTCCTGGTGATGGACTTCATTGGAACAGAAGGATG GCCTGCCCCATTGTTGAAGGACAGTGAGGTGAGCGAGTCCAAGGCCCGTGAACTCTACCTACAATGTATACAGATCCTAAGATCCCTCTATCACGACTGTAGACTCATACACGCAGACTTCAGTGAGTTTAACCTGCT AGTGCACGAGGGTAGCCTGTATGTAATAGACGTGTCCCAGTCCGTGGAACATGACCACCCACACGCCCTGGAGTTCTTGAGGAAAGATTGCACCAACGTCACAG AATACTTCCGTAAGAAGGGTGTGAGCACACTGACAGTGAAGGAGCTGTTTGACTTTGTGACTGATGTGACCATCACGGCTGACAATCTGGACCAGTATCTGGACAAGTGTATGAAGCTCACGGCCGGCAGAACTGCAGAGGATGTCACCGAGGAGGACAAGGTTAACGAAGAG GTATTTAAGAATGTGTTCATCCCCCGCACCCTTGATCAGGTGGTAGACTTTGAGAGGGATTTCTACAGACAGAAGAAAGGGGATGAAACCGAG CTGCTGTACAGCAAGCTCACAGGTCTTACGACAGATCTGTCAGGATCCCAGCAG ATGCCTACTATACTACAAGACACTGCGAATGACCCATCATCTACCAAAGACACCAGACTCACAGAAGACACCCAGGACACACAAAGCGTTGTCACAGAGTCAGTAAATGAAGAAGAGCAGGAGGATACAAATTCAGAAAGCGATGAAAATGCCTCAGAGAATGAGGACAACTCTGATTGCGagaataaaaaggaaaaaacaaaactattcattcgAGATAGAGATGAATCACCAAACTCTAGAAAG GAAAGGAAACGAATAGTGAAAGAAGCCCAGAAGGAAAAACGTCTGACAAAGATTCCAAAGCATGTGAAAAGACGAAAAGAGAAAGTTGGCAAACAGAAGAAATGA
- the LOC127850161 gene encoding malignant fibrous histiocytoma-amplified sequence 1 homolog has product MIRSSRISYMDKELLKELRMRVEIADPMYKGQKKLALRGKDLQAIPHVLFTMMELEVLDLSPAREACLDFRLPLVPPSIGKLINLRVLLLDTNELRSLPKELSLLHSLERLSLSNNFLSSLPHGMARLQSLRSLHMANNRFEAFPLEVCDILCLEFLDISDNHLVSVPGDISRLSNLRTLLLCYNKIMQLPESLCNLTGLECLWLGHNRLKSLPTNFGQLVNLEWGLRYSSSVLENNPLVHPPIEICRKGPDIINDYFRDLEGIRSITTPEFEHDEFQTNDTDSELGQLTAREETPMAEKNVTIKVTSPEGIEDKSIS; this is encoded by the coding sequence ATGATACGATCCAGTCGCATATCGTATATGGACAAGGAACTCTTAAAAGAACTGCGCATGCGCGTTGAGATAGCTGACCCCATGTACAAGGGCCAGAAAAAGCTGGCCCTTCGCGGGAAGGACTTACAGGCTATTCCACATGTCCTTTTTACCATGATGGAACTAGAGGTCCTAGACCTGAGCCCGGCTCGCGAAGCGTGTTTGGACTTCCGTTTACCCCTGGTTCCCCCGTCGATCGGAAAACTGATCAACCTTCGCGTTCTTCTTCTCGACACGAACGAGTTGCGTTCACTTCCCAAGGAACTGAGTCTGTTACACAGTTTGGAGCGGCTATCACTTAGCAACAATTTCCTGTCTTCCTTACCGCACGGTATGGCTCGTCTGCAATCGCTTCGAAGCCTGCACATGGCAAACAACCGGTTCGAAGCGTTCCCTCTGGAGGTGTGCGACATTTTGTGCCTTGAGTTCCTGGACATCAGTGACAACCACCTCGTGTCGGTTCCGGGGGATATTTCCCGCCTCTCAAACTTACGGACGCTTCTGTTGTGCTACAACAAGATCATGCAGCTTCCAGAATCGCTATGTAACCTTACGGGACTCGAATGCCTGTGGCTTGGACACAATCGTCTCAAGTCGCTTCCCACGAATTTCGGGCAACTTGTTAACCTAGAATGGGGTCTACGTTATTCTTCTAGCGTGCTTGAAAATAATCCATTGGTACATCCACCCATTGAGATTTGTCGGAAAGGACCCGATATCATAAACGACTATTTCCGAGATCTGGAGGGAATTCGCTCCATTACCACTCCGGAGTTTGAACATGACGAATTTCAGACAAACGACACGGACTCGGAACTTGGGCAGCTTACCGCAAGGGAGGAAACTCCGATGGCGGAGAAGAATGTGACCATAAAAGTAACGTCCCCTGAAGGGATAGAGGACAAGTCTATAAGCTAA